A window of the Dickeya dianthicola NCPPB 453 genome harbors these coding sequences:
- the dsbB gene encoding disulfide bond formation protein DsbB yields the protein MLRFLNRCSRGRGAWLLMAFTALAFELIALYFQYVMMLKPCVLCIYQRTALYGVMAAGLVGAVAPGTLLRYPAIGLWIYSAWEGLSLAIKHTNIQLHPSPFVTCDFFVSFPSWLPLDKWLPAIFTATGDCAERQWSFLSMEMPQWMIVIFGAYLLVAVLVLIAQPFRPKRRDLFGR from the coding sequence ATGTTGCGATTTTTGAACCGTTGCTCCCGCGGTCGGGGCGCCTGGCTTTTGATGGCGTTCACGGCACTGGCTTTTGAACTGATTGCCCTTTATTTCCAGTACGTTATGATGCTGAAACCCTGCGTGCTGTGCATTTACCAGCGAACGGCACTCTACGGCGTGATGGCCGCCGGTCTGGTGGGCGCCGTCGCTCCCGGCACGCTGTTGCGCTATCCGGCAATCGGGTTATGGATTTACAGTGCCTGGGAAGGACTGTCGCTGGCCATCAAACACACCAATATCCAGTTGCATCCATCACCGTTCGTCACCTGCGACTTTTTTGTCAGTTTCCCGTCCTGGTTGCCACTGGACAAATGGCTGCCGGCGATTTTCACCGCCACCGGCGACTGCGCCGAGCGCCAGTGGAGTTTCCTGAGTATGGAAATGCCGCAGTGGATGATCGTAATTTTCGGCGCCTATCTGCTGGTTGCCGTACTGGTCCTGATTGCCCAACCTTTCCGCCCCAAACGCCGCGACCTGTTCGGTCGCTAA
- a CDS encoding YcgN family cysteine cluster protein, translated as MTQKPFWETQTLEQMSDDEWEALCDGCGRCCLHKLIDEDTDQLYFTNVACNQLNIKSCQCRNYARRFEYEPDCIKLTRENLLSFDWLPETCAYRLIHEGKGLQPWHPLLSGSKAAMHQQRISVRNIAVRESEVIDWQDHILNKPAWAR; from the coding sequence ATGACTCAAAAACCCTTTTGGGAAACCCAAACCCTGGAGCAAATGTCGGACGACGAGTGGGAAGCGCTTTGTGACGGCTGTGGGCGTTGCTGTTTGCACAAGCTGATCGATGAAGACACGGACCAACTCTATTTTACTAACGTGGCTTGTAATCAACTGAATATCAAAAGTTGCCAGTGCCGTAACTATGCTCGCCGGTTTGAGTACGAGCCGGATTGCATCAAGCTAACGCGGGAAAACCTGCTATCGTTCGATTGGTTGCCCGAAACCTGCGCTTACCGGTTGATACACGAAGGGAAAGGGTTGCAACCGTGGCACCCGTTGCTGTCTGGCTCTAAAGCGGCGATGCATCAGCAGAGGATCTCGGTACGCAACATCGCGGTGCGTGAAAGTGAAGTGATAGACTGGCAGGACCATATCCTGAACAAACCGGCGTGGGCCCGGTAG
- a CDS encoding fumarylacetoacetate hydrolase family protein, which produces MYQHRDWQGALLDFPVNKVVCVGSNYSEHIREMGSAKSAEPVLFIKPETALCDLRQPVAIPKALGSVHHEVELAVLIGTPLKQANEERVARAIAGYGVALDLTLRDLQAGFKKAGQPWEKAKGFDGSCPVSGFIPVAEFSDPQQAELGISINGEVRQQGNTRDMITPILPLIAYMSRFFTLRAGDIILTGTPQGVGPLQPGDALTITLNERTLTTHVI; this is translated from the coding sequence ATGTATCAACACAGAGACTGGCAGGGCGCATTACTGGATTTTCCGGTTAACAAAGTGGTGTGCGTCGGCAGCAACTATTCCGAGCACATTCGTGAAATGGGCAGCGCCAAATCGGCGGAACCGGTTCTGTTCATCAAGCCTGAAACCGCGTTATGCGATTTGCGCCAGCCGGTGGCGATTCCTAAAGCGCTGGGTTCGGTACACCACGAAGTTGAACTGGCGGTGTTGATAGGCACGCCGCTCAAGCAGGCTAATGAAGAGCGGGTCGCCAGGGCGATTGCCGGTTACGGCGTGGCGCTGGATCTGACGCTGCGTGATTTACAGGCCGGGTTCAAAAAAGCCGGGCAACCGTGGGAAAAAGCCAAAGGGTTCGATGGGTCCTGCCCGGTATCCGGGTTTATCCCGGTGGCGGAGTTTAGCGATCCGCAGCAGGCGGAGCTGGGTATCAGCATCAATGGCGAAGTGCGCCAGCAGGGCAATACCCGTGACATGATCACGCCGATTCTGCCGCTGATCGCCTACATGAGCCGCTTTTTTACCCTGCGCGCCGGCGACATCATCCTGACCGGTACGCCGCAAGGGGTGGGGCCGTTGCAGCCGGGCGATGCGTTAACCATTACGCTCAACGAGCGCACGCTGACAACCCACGTTATCTGA
- a CDS encoding YcgL domain-containing protein, with protein MYCVIYRSSKRDQTYLYVEKKDDFSRVPDELMKNFGLPHLVMILPLDGRKKLASADIGKVKQMLIEQGFYLQLPPPPENLLNELPASVYPK; from the coding sequence ATGTATTGTGTGATCTACCGAAGTTCGAAACGCGATCAAACATATCTCTATGTCGAAAAAAAAGACGACTTTTCCCGCGTGCCTGACGAACTGATGAAAAATTTCGGTCTGCCGCATCTGGTGATGATATTACCGCTTGATGGCAGGAAGAAACTAGCGTCAGCAGATATTGGTAAGGTAAAACAGATGCTTATCGAACAGGGTTTTTATCTGCAACTGCCGCCGCCTCCGGAAAATCTATTGAATGAACTGCCGGCAAGTGTATACCCTAAATAA
- the minC gene encoding septum site-determining protein MinC — protein sequence MSQTPIELKGSSFTLSVVHLHDAQPDIIHQALQEKIEQAPAFLKNAPVVVNVSSLPVDADWIKLQQAITAAGLRVVGVSGCDDEQLRLSIAKAGLPLLREGKLREGKDRRVPLAPVAAPVKTQVINAPVRSGQQVYARDCDLIVTSHVSAGAEVIADGNIHIYGMMRGRALAGVSGDVSSQIFCTHLAAELVSIAGRYWLSDQIPENYFGKAARLKLSPPDHVLTIQPLD from the coding sequence ATGTCACAAACGCCAATTGAGTTGAAAGGCAGCAGCTTTACCTTATCCGTTGTTCATCTGCATGATGCACAGCCCGATATTATTCACCAGGCCCTGCAGGAAAAGATCGAACAGGCACCGGCGTTTCTTAAAAACGCACCGGTCGTCGTCAATGTCTCGTCGCTGCCCGTTGACGCTGACTGGATTAAGCTCCAGCAGGCGATTACCGCCGCCGGTCTGCGGGTGGTGGGGGTAAGCGGGTGTGATGATGAGCAACTCAGGCTATCTATCGCCAAAGCGGGGCTCCCGCTATTACGTGAAGGTAAATTACGCGAAGGCAAGGATCGCCGGGTGCCGCTGGCGCCGGTCGCCGCGCCGGTTAAAACCCAGGTGATCAATGCTCCCGTTCGTTCCGGACAGCAAGTTTACGCCCGCGACTGTGACCTTATCGTTACCAGCCATGTCAGCGCCGGTGCCGAGGTCATTGCCGACGGCAATATCCATATTTACGGCATGATGCGCGGCCGCGCGCTGGCAGGCGTCTCTGGCGATGTCAGCAGCCAGATCTTCTGTACCCATCTGGCCGCCGAGTTGGTGTCGATCGCCGGGCGTTACTGGCTCAGCGATCAGATACCGGAAAACTATTTCGGAAAGGCGGCGCGCCTGAAACTCAGTCCGCCCGACCATGTTCTGACCATACAACCTCTAGACTAG
- the minD gene encoding septum site-determining protein MinD, with the protein MARIIVVTSGKGGVGKTTSSAAIATGLAQKGKKTVVIDFDIGLRNLDLIMGCERRVVYDFVNVIQNDATLNQALIKDKRTENLYILPASQTRDKEALTREGVDKVLKDLANMEFDFIVCDSPAGIETGALMALYFADEAIITTNPEVSSVRDSDRILGILSSKSRRAEQGQEPIKEHLLLTRYNPGRVSRGDMLSMEDVLEILRIPLVGVIPEDQSVLRASNQGEPVILDKDADAGKAYEDTVDRLLGEERPYRFIEEEKKSFLKRLFGG; encoded by the coding sequence ATGGCACGCATCATTGTTGTTACTTCAGGTAAAGGGGGCGTTGGCAAGACCACTTCAAGCGCGGCCATTGCTACCGGTTTAGCCCAAAAAGGTAAGAAGACGGTTGTCATCGACTTTGACATCGGTCTGCGTAACCTCGACCTGATCATGGGATGTGAGCGCCGGGTCGTGTATGACTTTGTGAATGTCATCCAGAACGACGCCACCCTGAATCAGGCGCTGATAAAAGATAAGCGTACCGAAAATCTGTATATCCTGCCGGCGTCGCAGACCCGAGATAAAGAAGCCCTGACCCGTGAAGGCGTGGACAAAGTGCTCAAGGATCTGGCCAACATGGAGTTTGATTTCATTGTCTGCGATTCCCCCGCCGGTATTGAAACCGGTGCGCTGATGGCGCTTTACTTCGCAGATGAAGCCATCATCACCACCAACCCGGAAGTGTCGTCAGTACGCGACTCCGACCGTATCCTCGGGATTCTGTCCTCCAAGTCGCGCCGCGCCGAACAGGGTCAGGAGCCTATCAAAGAGCATTTGCTGCTCACCCGTTACAACCCAGGCCGCGTCAGCCGCGGCGACATGCTGAGCATGGAAGACGTGCTGGAAATTCTGCGCATTCCTCTGGTCGGCGTAATCCCGGAAGATCAGTCGGTACTGCGTGCGTCCAACCAGGGCGAGCCGGTAATTCTGGACAAAGACGCCGATGCGGGCAAAGCCTATGAGGACACCGTGGATCGTCTGTTGGGAGAAGAGCGGCCTTACCGTTTTATCGAGGAAGAAAAGAAAAGCTTCCTGAAACGACTCTTTGGGGGGTAA
- the minE gene encoding cell division topological specificity factor MinE translates to MALLDFFLSRKKTTANIAKERLQIIVAERRRGDNEPHYLPQLKRDILEVICKYVQIDPEMVTVQLEQKGDDISVLELNVTLPEADEPTPPADK, encoded by the coding sequence ATGGCGTTACTCGATTTCTTTTTGTCCCGCAAAAAAACGACAGCCAATATCGCCAAGGAACGGCTACAGATTATTGTCGCGGAGCGACGCCGTGGGGACAATGAACCGCATTACCTGCCGCAGCTAAAGCGCGACATTCTGGAAGTTATCTGCAAATACGTGCAGATTGACCCGGAAATGGTGACGGTGCAGTTGGAGCAGAAAGGCGACGACATTTCCGTGCTGGAACTGAACGTAACCTTGCCGGAAGCCGACGAGCCCACGCCGCCCGCCGACAAATAA
- the rnd gene encoding ribonuclease D, with translation MNYQLITTDEGLSAVCAQACAVSEVALDTEFVRTRTYYPQLGLIQLYDGDNLSLIDPLAIRDWAPFRALLQNPQVTKFLHAGSEDLEVFLNAFGCLPSPFIDTQILAAFLGKPLSYGFAALVADYRQVALDKSESRTDWLARPLSEKQCQYAAADVFYLLPVARTLVEETRTAGRLEAALDECLLLCQRRQEVLAPELAYREIGNAWQLRGRHLACLQKLAAWRLRKARERDSAVNFIVREENLWQVARCLPGSLGELDSLGLSGPEIRYHGKTLLALVAETASLGEADYPPPVVNLIDYPGYKKAFRDIKALVQQCAEQSGLSAELLASRRQINRLLNWHWKLTLSENEPEMVTSWRGRLFGQGLKDILAHY, from the coding sequence TTGAATTATCAGTTGATTACTACCGATGAAGGATTATCAGCGGTGTGCGCGCAGGCGTGCGCGGTGTCCGAGGTCGCGCTGGACACCGAGTTTGTCCGTACCCGTACCTATTACCCGCAACTGGGGCTGATTCAGTTGTATGATGGCGACAATCTGTCGCTGATCGACCCGTTGGCGATCCGTGACTGGGCGCCGTTTCGTGCGTTGTTGCAGAACCCGCAGGTGACCAAGTTTCTGCATGCCGGCAGCGAAGACCTGGAAGTGTTTCTGAATGCGTTCGGCTGCCTGCCGTCGCCGTTCATCGACACCCAGATTCTGGCGGCGTTTTTGGGTAAGCCGTTGTCCTATGGTTTTGCCGCGCTGGTGGCGGATTACCGCCAGGTGGCGTTGGATAAAAGCGAATCCCGCACCGACTGGCTGGCGCGTCCGCTCAGCGAAAAACAGTGCCAGTACGCCGCGGCGGACGTGTTCTACCTGCTGCCGGTAGCCAGAACGCTGGTGGAGGAAACCCGTACGGCAGGCAGGCTGGAGGCGGCGTTGGACGAGTGCCTGTTGCTGTGCCAGCGTCGTCAGGAGGTGCTGGCGCCGGAGTTGGCGTATCGGGAGATAGGCAATGCCTGGCAACTGCGTGGCCGTCATCTGGCCTGTTTGCAGAAACTGGCGGCGTGGCGTCTTCGTAAGGCGCGGGAGCGCGACAGTGCGGTCAATTTCATTGTCCGGGAAGAGAACCTGTGGCAAGTGGCTCGTTGCCTGCCCGGTTCGCTCGGGGAGCTGGATTCGCTGGGGCTGAGCGGCCCGGAAATTCGTTATCACGGCAAGACCCTGCTGGCGTTGGTGGCGGAAACCGCGTCGCTGGGCGAGGCGGATTACCCGCCACCGGTGGTCAATCTGATCGACTATCCCGGTTATAAGAAAGCGTTTCGCGACATCAAGGCGCTGGTGCAGCAGTGTGCGGAGCAAAGCGGATTGTCGGCCGAATTGCTGGCATCCCGGCGACAGATTAACCGGTTGCTGAACTGGCACTGGAAACTGACGTTGTCGGAAAATGAACCGGAAATGGTAACCAGCTGGCGTGGTCGTCTGTTTGGACAAGGTCTGAAAGACATTCTGGCGCATTACTGA
- the fadD gene encoding long-chain-fatty-acid--CoA ligase FadD, translating to MEKTWLAHYPVDVPAEIDPDRYTSLIELFEHAVSRYADQPAFINMGEVMTFRRLEERSRAFAAYLQHQLKLKKGERVALMMPNLLQYPIALFGVLRAGLVAVNVNPLYTPRELEHQLKDCGASAIVIVSNFAHTLEKVVYNTPVKQVILTRMGDQLAPAKGTLVNFVVKYIKRLVPKYHLPGAISFRQALQQGKRMPYVRPEVNNQDLAFLQYTGGTTGIAKGAMLTHRNMQANLMQAKAAYGPVLKEGQELVVTALPLYHIFALTVNCLLFVEIGGKNLLITNPRDIPGMIKELMHYPFTAITGVNTLFNALLNHDAFSRLDFSTLRLSVGGGASVQQAVAERWEKLTGIHLLEGYGLTESAPLVAGNPYDLQHYSGSIGLPVPSTDVRIINDDGQDVASGEPGELWVRGPQVMSGYWQQPAATREVLKEGWLATGDIVTADDQGFLKIVDRKKDMILVSGFNVYPNEIEDVVARHPKVSEAAAIGVPSDASGEAVKVFVVCRDTSLTVEELIGHCRRNLTGYKVPRLFEFRSELPKSNVGKILRRELRNGQSAA from the coding sequence TTGGAGAAAACCTGGTTAGCGCATTATCCGGTGGATGTCCCTGCGGAAATTGACCCGGATCGCTACACTTCGCTAATCGAGTTGTTTGAACACGCGGTGTCGCGTTATGCCGACCAGCCCGCCTTTATCAACATGGGCGAGGTGATGACTTTCCGTCGGCTGGAGGAACGCAGCCGTGCTTTCGCCGCTTACCTGCAACATCAGTTGAAACTGAAAAAGGGCGAGCGAGTCGCGTTGATGATGCCCAACTTGTTGCAGTATCCGATCGCGCTGTTCGGCGTGCTGCGGGCCGGGCTGGTGGCGGTCAACGTCAATCCGCTGTATACGCCGCGCGAACTGGAGCACCAGTTGAAAGACTGCGGTGCTTCGGCCATCGTTATCGTCTCCAATTTTGCCCATACGCTGGAAAAGGTGGTGTACAACACCCCGGTGAAACAGGTGATCCTGACCCGCATGGGCGATCAACTGGCGCCGGCCAAAGGCACGCTGGTTAATTTCGTGGTCAAGTACATCAAGCGTCTGGTGCCGAAGTATCACCTGCCGGGCGCCATTTCGTTCCGTCAGGCGTTGCAGCAGGGCAAACGGATGCCGTATGTGAGGCCGGAGGTGAACAATCAGGATCTGGCGTTCCTGCAATACACCGGCGGCACCACCGGCATCGCCAAGGGCGCGATGCTGACCCACCGGAATATGCAGGCCAACCTGATGCAGGCCAAAGCCGCGTATGGTCCGGTGCTAAAGGAGGGGCAGGAACTGGTGGTGACGGCGCTGCCGCTCTATCACATTTTTGCGCTGACGGTGAATTGCCTGCTGTTTGTCGAAATCGGTGGAAAAAACCTGCTGATCACCAACCCGCGCGATATCCCCGGCATGATCAAAGAGCTTATGCACTATCCGTTTACCGCCATTACCGGGGTCAACACGCTGTTCAACGCTTTGTTGAACCACGATGCGTTTAGCCGGCTGGATTTCTCCACGCTGCGGCTGTCGGTGGGCGGCGGCGCATCGGTGCAGCAGGCGGTGGCCGAGCGCTGGGAAAAACTGACCGGCATCCATCTGCTGGAAGGCTATGGCTTGACGGAAAGCGCGCCGCTGGTGGCGGGAAATCCGTATGACCTGCAGCATTACAGCGGCAGCATCGGCTTGCCGGTGCCGTCCACCGATGTGCGAATCATCAATGATGACGGTCAGGATGTGGCGTCCGGCGAGCCCGGCGAATTGTGGGTGCGCGGCCCGCAGGTGATGTCCGGTTACTGGCAGCAGCCTGCCGCGACCCGCGAGGTGCTGAAAGAGGGCTGGCTGGCCACCGGTGACATTGTCACGGCGGACGATCAGGGGTTTTTGAAAATCGTCGACCGCAAAAAAGACATGATTCTGGTGTCCGGCTTCAATGTGTATCCCAATGAAATCGAGGACGTGGTGGCGCGCCACCCGAAGGTATCCGAAGCCGCGGCGATTGGCGTGCCCAGCGACGCGTCGGGCGAGGCAGTCAAAGTCTTCGTGGTGTGCCGTGATACCTCGCTGACGGTGGAGGAACTGATCGGTCACTGCCGCCGCAACCTCACCGGCTACAAGGTGCCACGCTTGTTTGAGTTCCGCAGCGAGTTACCGAAGTCCAACGTGGGGAAAATTCTCCGGCGTGAGCTGCGTAATGGGCAGTCAGCCGCCTGA
- a CDS encoding Slp family lipoprotein: MRLRRVGLCGLLLLSLAGLSGCVTLPAEIRGTSATPQMDLIRVMNAPNLYVGQESRFGGRIADIRNEANRTRLEIVSLPLDEAGRPRLDEPSEGRLVAYVNGFLEPVEFKNQLITVVGPITGAEQGKIGERPYQYVVVSVQGYKRWRVVQQVMLPPRAYDPWWDHRYRHVWGPGWGPGWNDGYAPAQVESVVTE; encoded by the coding sequence ATGCGGCTGCGCCGGGTCGGGCTGTGCGGGCTGTTATTGCTGAGCCTGGCGGGGTTATCAGGCTGCGTCACGCTACCGGCTGAAATCCGCGGAACCTCCGCCACACCGCAGATGGACCTGATTCGGGTGATGAATGCGCCGAATCTGTACGTTGGGCAGGAATCGCGCTTTGGCGGCCGGATTGCGGATATTCGCAACGAGGCCAATCGCACCCGGCTGGAGATTGTCAGCCTGCCGCTGGATGAGGCCGGCCGGCCGCGGCTGGACGAGCCTTCCGAAGGCCGGCTGGTGGCCTACGTCAATGGTTTTCTGGAGCCGGTGGAGTTTAAAAACCAGCTGATCACCGTGGTAGGGCCAATTACCGGCGCCGAGCAGGGTAAAATTGGTGAACGGCCATATCAGTACGTGGTGGTGAGCGTGCAGGGCTATAAACGCTGGCGAGTGGTACAGCAGGTGATGTTGCCGCCGCGGGCTTACGATCCCTGGTGGGATCACCGCTACCGTCATGTCTGGGGGCCGGGTTGGGGACCAGGCTGGAACGACGGGTACGCGCCGGCTCAGGTGGAGTCTGTCGTCACGGAATAA
- the tsaB gene encoding tRNA (adenosine(37)-N6)-threonylcarbamoyltransferase complex dimerization subunit type 1 TsaB: MSTRILALDTATEACSVALWNDGEIHSLFEVCPREHTQRVLPMVQQLLAEHGTALSQLDALAFGRGPGSFTGVRIGIGIAQGLALGADLPLLGVSTLATLAQGAHRLTGASRVLTAIDARMGEVYWASYERDEQGNWQGEASEAVLAPVQVQSLAASLNGDWATAGTGWQTYPDLLVHPGIVLNHTEMLLPQAQDMLPLAWRLWTSGGAVRVERAEPRYLRNEVAWKKLPGRE, translated from the coding sequence ATGTCTACGCGAATTTTAGCGCTTGATACCGCAACGGAAGCTTGTTCTGTTGCACTCTGGAATGACGGTGAAATCCATTCCCTGTTCGAGGTTTGCCCCCGAGAACATACCCAGCGGGTATTGCCGATGGTGCAGCAACTGCTGGCCGAGCATGGCACGGCGCTCAGCCAACTGGATGCGCTGGCATTCGGGCGCGGGCCGGGCAGCTTCACCGGCGTGCGTATTGGCATCGGCATCGCGCAAGGGCTGGCGCTGGGCGCGGATTTACCGCTGCTTGGCGTCTCGACGCTGGCGACGTTGGCGCAAGGGGCGCACCGTCTGACCGGCGCCAGTCGGGTGTTGACCGCCATTGATGCCCGCATGGGCGAAGTCTACTGGGCAAGTTACGAGCGCGACGAGCAGGGCAACTGGCAAGGCGAGGCGAGTGAAGCCGTGCTGGCGCCGGTGCAGGTGCAGTCGCTGGCGGCATCGCTGAACGGCGACTGGGCCACGGCGGGAACCGGTTGGCAAACCTATCCGGACTTGCTTGTCCATCCTGGCATTGTCCTGAATCACACCGAGATGCTGCTGCCGCAGGCACAGGACATGCTGCCGTTGGCGTGGCGGTTGTGGACGTCGGGCGGCGCGGTGCGTGTGGAGCGGGCCGAACCCCGTTATCTGCGCAATGAAGTGGCGTGGAAAAAATTACCCGGCCGCGAATAA
- a CDS encoding ATP-dependent DNA helicase yields MAADSSIDDFATDGVLAQAIRGFQPREPQRQMAAAVLEAIDAKKPLVVEAGTGTGKTYAYLAPALRSGKKVIVSTGSRALQDQLYSRDLPTVANALNFQGKLALLKGRANYLCIERLEQQSLVGGDLGRDVLRELVWLRGWSAETENGDISQCGDVAEDSAVWPLVTSTNDNCLGSDCPNYKECFVVKARRRAMDADVVVVNHHLYLADMVVKESGFAELIPDSDVVIFDEAHQLPDIASQYFGQQLSSRQLLDLAKDIVIAYRTEVRDASQLQKSADRLSQCTQDFRLALGDPGFRGNLRDIVTDNALQRSLTLLDDALELCCDVAKLSQGRSALLDAAFERATLYRARLKRLRDVQQPGYSYWYECTSRHFVLALTPLSVADRFRDVMKEKPACWVFTSATLSVNDQLTHFIDRLGLEQARTLLLPSPFDYARQALLCVPRYLPETNRPGAARQLARLLRPLIEANQGRCFMLCTSHQMMRELAAEFRASMTLPVLVQGETSKPQLLAQFLAAGNALLVATGSFWEGVDVRGDALSCVIIDKLPFTSPDDPLLKARMEDCRVRGGDPFDEVQLPDAVITLKQGVGRLIRDVEDRGVLVICDNRLVTRPYGEVFLTSLPPAPRTRDLRQAIDFLTRKP; encoded by the coding sequence GTGGCAGCAGACAGCTCAATCGACGATTTTGCAACCGATGGCGTACTGGCGCAGGCGATTCGAGGTTTCCAACCGCGTGAACCGCAGCGCCAGATGGCGGCCGCCGTGCTGGAGGCGATCGACGCCAAAAAGCCGCTGGTGGTGGAAGCGGGCACCGGCACCGGCAAAACCTACGCGTATCTGGCGCCCGCGCTGCGTTCCGGCAAAAAGGTGATTGTCTCCACCGGTTCGCGCGCGTTGCAGGATCAGCTGTACAGCCGCGACTTGCCGACTGTCGCCAACGCGCTGAATTTTCAAGGCAAGCTGGCGCTATTGAAAGGGCGCGCCAATTATCTGTGCATCGAACGGCTGGAACAGCAATCGCTGGTGGGCGGTGATCTTGGCCGCGACGTGCTGCGCGAACTGGTGTGGCTGCGCGGCTGGTCTGCCGAAACCGAAAACGGCGACATCAGCCAGTGTGGCGATGTGGCCGAAGACAGCGCGGTATGGCCGCTGGTGACCAGCACCAACGACAACTGTCTTGGCAGCGACTGCCCGAACTACAAAGAGTGCTTTGTGGTGAAGGCGCGGCGACGGGCAATGGATGCCGATGTGGTGGTGGTGAATCATCATCTTTATCTGGCGGATATGGTGGTTAAGGAGAGCGGATTCGCCGAATTGATCCCCGACAGCGACGTGGTGATATTTGACGAAGCCCATCAGCTCCCGGACATCGCCAGTCAGTACTTCGGCCAGCAGCTCTCCAGTCGCCAGTTGCTGGACCTCGCCAAAGATATCGTGATTGCCTACCGCACCGAAGTGCGGGACGCCAGCCAGCTACAAAAAAGCGCGGATCGCCTGAGCCAGTGTACGCAGGATTTCCGGCTGGCGCTGGGCGACCCAGGATTTCGCGGTAATTTACGTGACATTGTCACGGATAACGCGCTGCAACGGTCGCTGACGCTGCTGGATGACGCGCTGGAACTGTGCTGCGATGTCGCCAAGCTGTCGCAGGGCCGCTCCGCGTTGCTGGATGCGGCGTTTGAACGCGCGACCCTCTACCGGGCACGGCTGAAGCGGCTGCGGGACGTGCAACAACCTGGCTACAGTTACTGGTACGAATGTACCTCGCGTCATTTTGTGCTGGCGCTGACGCCGCTGTCGGTCGCAGACCGTTTCCGGGACGTGATGAAAGAGAAACCGGCCTGCTGGGTATTCACCTCGGCGACGCTGTCGGTGAACGATCAGCTCACGCATTTTATTGACCGGCTGGGGCTGGAGCAGGCCCGGACGTTGCTGCTGCCGAGCCCGTTTGATTACGCGCGTCAGGCGTTGCTGTGCGTGCCGCGCTACCTACCGGAAACCAACCGGCCCGGCGCGGCCAGACAACTGGCGCGCCTGTTGCGACCGCTTATCGAGGCCAATCAGGGGCGGTGTTTCATGCTGTGTACCTCGCACCAGATGATGCGCGAGCTGGCCGCCGAGTTTCGGGCGTCGATGACGTTGCCGGTGCTGGTTCAGGGCGAAACCAGCAAGCCGCAATTGCTGGCGCAGTTTTTGGCGGCGGGCAACGCGTTGCTGGTGGCGACCGGCAGTTTCTGGGAAGGGGTGGATGTGCGGGGCGATGCGCTGTCGTGCGTGATTATCGATAAGTTGCCTTTTACCTCCCCGGACGATCCGTTGCTCAAGGCGCGCATGGAGGATTGCCGGGTGCGTGGCGGCGACCCGTTCGACGAGGTGCAACTGCCCGATGCGGTGATTACGTTGAAGCAGGGGGTCGGCCGGTTGATCCGCGACGTAGAAGACCGCGGCGTGCTGGTGATTTGCGACAACCGTCTGGTGACGCGGCCCTATGGCGAAGTGTTTCTCACCAGCCTGCCGCCGGCGCCAAGAACACGGGATTTGCGGCAGGCCATCGATTTTCTGACGCGCAAACCGTGA
- a CDS encoding Rid family hydrolase — MSITRINPDARWSDAVIYNNTLYYTSVPENLDDDALAQTENALASLDAILQQAGSDKSRLLDVTLFLADAADFAAMNAAWDAWVAAGSAPVRCTVEARLMNPKFKVEIKAIAAVG, encoded by the coding sequence ATGTCGATTACCCGCATCAATCCCGACGCACGCTGGTCCGACGCCGTTATCTACAACAACACGCTGTACTACACCAGCGTGCCGGAAAACCTGGACGACGACGCCCTCGCCCAAACCGAAAACGCGCTGGCCTCGCTGGACGCCATCCTGCAACAGGCGGGCAGCGATAAAAGCCGCCTGCTGGATGTGACCCTGTTTCTGGCCGACGCCGCGGATTTCGCCGCCATGAACGCCGCCTGGGATGCCTGGGTGGCGGCGGGCAGCGCGCCGGTGCGTTGCACCGTGGAAGCCAGACTGATGAACCCGAAATTCAAAGTGGAAATCAAAGCGATCGCCGCTGTCGGTTGA
- a CDS encoding YoaH family protein, with protein MFAGIPALSHEQQQQAVERIQQLMADGMSSGEAIAQVAEELRRNHQGARVVARFEDDEASSQE; from the coding sequence ATGTTTGCAGGTATCCCGGCGCTGAGCCATGAGCAGCAGCAACAGGCGGTGGAAAGAATACAACAGTTGATGGCGGACGGCATGAGCAGCGGCGAAGCCATCGCGCAGGTGGCGGAAGAACTGCGCCGGAATCATCAGGGCGCGCGGGTGGTGGCGCGTTTTGAGGACGACGAGGCGTCTTCGCAGGAATAG